In Streptomyces sp. NBC_00414, a single window of DNA contains:
- the kstD gene encoding 3-oxosteroid 1-dehydrogenase, giving the protein MATSADPARRTDTPLPSSPLSPPSSPSSPPSSASGPSRRRVLGAATGTGLALAAGVPCTARAADLPLLGTYDVVVIGSGAAGMTAALTAAKQGLTCVVVEKAATFGGSAARSGAGIWVPNNPVILAAGVPDTPAKAATYLAAVVGPDVSADRRQAFLGQGPAMISFVMANSPLRFRWMEGYSDYYPELPGGLPGGRSIEPAQLDGNVLGAELARLNPPYLPVPNGMVVFSADYKWLALAAVSAKGAAVATECLARGTRAALLGQKPLTMGQSLAAGLRAGLLAAQVPVWLNTPFTELYSENGTTAGAVVTKNGTPALVRARRGVIVGSGGFEHNAAMRAQYQRQPIGTEWTVGAKENTGDGIRAGQRAGAALDLMDDAWWGPAVPLPGQPYFCLAERTLPGGLLVNAAGARFVNEAAPYSDVVHTMYDKNASSPHIPAWLIVDQNYRNRYLFKDVAPTSVFPDAWYESGAAHKAWTLDALAQGIGVPPAALRTTVNRFNSLAQNGNDTDFHRGDSVYDHYYTDPAILPNSCLAPLWLAPYYAFRIVPGDLGTKGGLRTDARARVLRPDGSVIPGLYAAGNASAAVMGHSYAGAGSTIGPAMTFGYIAARDIAATAGT; this is encoded by the coding sequence ATGGCCACAAGCGCGGACCCCGCGAGACGCACCGACACCCCCTTACCGTCCTCCCCGCTCTCCCCGCCCTCCTCCCCGTCCTCTCCGCCCTCCTCCGCGTCCGGCCCGTCGAGGCGCCGGGTGCTCGGCGCGGCGACCGGAACCGGTCTCGCGCTCGCCGCCGGGGTCCCTTGTACGGCCCGAGCGGCCGACCTGCCCCTGCTCGGCACGTACGACGTCGTCGTGATCGGGTCCGGCGCGGCGGGGATGACCGCCGCGCTCACCGCCGCGAAGCAAGGACTGACCTGCGTCGTCGTGGAGAAGGCCGCCACCTTCGGCGGTTCGGCGGCACGCTCGGGCGCGGGAATCTGGGTCCCGAACAACCCGGTGATCCTGGCCGCGGGCGTGCCCGACACCCCGGCGAAGGCGGCGACCTATCTGGCCGCCGTGGTCGGCCCCGACGTCTCCGCGGACCGCAGACAGGCCTTCCTCGGACAGGGGCCCGCCATGATCTCCTTCGTCATGGCCAACAGCCCGCTGCGTTTCCGCTGGATGGAGGGCTACAGCGACTACTACCCGGAACTGCCCGGAGGCCTGCCCGGCGGCCGTTCCATCGAACCCGCCCAGCTCGACGGCAACGTCCTCGGTGCCGAACTCGCCCGGCTCAACCCCCCGTACCTGCCGGTTCCCAACGGCATGGTCGTCTTCAGCGCCGACTACAAGTGGCTCGCCCTCGCCGCGGTCAGCGCGAAGGGCGCCGCCGTCGCCACCGAGTGCCTGGCCCGCGGCACCAGGGCGGCGCTCCTCGGCCAGAAGCCCCTCACCATGGGCCAGTCTCTGGCGGCGGGCCTGCGCGCCGGACTGCTCGCGGCCCAGGTCCCGGTATGGCTGAACACCCCGTTCACCGAGCTGTACTCGGAGAACGGCACCACCGCGGGAGCCGTGGTGACCAAGAACGGCACACCCGCACTGGTCAGGGCCCGGCGCGGGGTGATCGTCGGCTCGGGCGGCTTCGAGCACAACGCGGCCATGCGCGCCCAGTACCAGCGGCAGCCCATCGGCACCGAGTGGACGGTCGGCGCCAAGGAGAACACGGGCGACGGCATCCGGGCGGGCCAACGGGCCGGCGCCGCACTCGACCTGATGGACGACGCATGGTGGGGCCCGGCCGTCCCGCTGCCCGGACAGCCCTACTTCTGCCTCGCCGAACGAACCCTGCCCGGCGGTCTCCTCGTCAACGCCGCAGGAGCGCGCTTCGTCAACGAGGCGGCCCCCTACAGCGATGTCGTCCACACCATGTACGACAAGAACGCGAGCTCCCCGCACATCCCGGCCTGGCTGATCGTCGACCAGAACTACCGCAACCGCTACCTCTTCAAGGACGTCGCTCCGACCTCCGTGTTCCCCGACGCGTGGTACGAGTCCGGTGCCGCCCACAAGGCCTGGACGCTGGACGCCCTGGCCCAGGGGATCGGTGTGCCGCCGGCCGCCCTGCGGACCACCGTCAACCGCTTCAACAGCCTTGCCCAGAACGGCAACGACACCGACTTCCACCGTGGCGACAGCGTCTACGACCACTACTACACCGACCCCGCGATCCTCCCGAACTCCTGCCTGGCACCGCTGTGGCTGGCCCCCTACTACGCCTTCAGGATCGTCCCGGGCGACCTGGGCACCAAGGGCGGCCTGCGCACGGATGCCCGGGCGCGAGTACTGCGCCCGGACGGATCCGTCATCCCCGGCCTGTACGCCGCCGGGAACGCCAGCGCGGCCGTCATGGGGCACAGCTACGCGGGCGCGGGCTCGACGATCGGACCCGCGATGACCTTCGGCTACATCGCGGCCCGGGACATCGCGGCGACCGCCGGGACCTGA
- a CDS encoding CGNR zinc finger domain-containing protein → MNVDHVFVCGNPALDFAATLRARHTLRFEMLVSPERLDAWYLEAGIVDALSPGGDSDVARAVTVREAVYELVTARRLGEPYDDRALDTVNGAARRPPATPQLTASGRWTEASPEEALSTVARLAVEVLSGPDVPLLKECGNPECTRVYIDRSRGMRRQWCGMESCGNKLKAAAYRARKKQAGAPAAH, encoded by the coding sequence GTGAATGTGGATCATGTCTTCGTGTGCGGAAACCCGGCCCTGGACTTCGCCGCGACGCTCCGCGCCCGCCACACGCTCCGCTTCGAGATGCTCGTGTCGCCGGAGCGGCTGGACGCCTGGTATCTGGAGGCGGGAATCGTCGACGCCCTCTCCCCCGGCGGAGACTCCGACGTGGCGCGGGCGGTGACCGTACGGGAGGCCGTCTACGAGCTGGTCACCGCCCGTCGCCTCGGAGAGCCCTACGACGACAGGGCGCTCGACACGGTGAACGGCGCGGCTCGCAGGCCTCCCGCGACACCGCAGCTCACCGCGTCGGGGCGGTGGACGGAGGCCTCGCCGGAGGAAGCGCTGTCCACGGTCGCGCGGCTCGCCGTGGAGGTGCTCAGCGGTCCTGACGTGCCGCTGCTCAAGGAGTGCGGGAATCCCGAATGCACCCGCGTCTACATCGACCGGTCCCGCGGTATGCGCCGGCAGTGGTGCGGCATGGAGTCCTGCGGGAACAAGCTCAAGGCGGCGGCCTACCGCGCCCGCAAGAAGCAGGCGGGGGCACCCGCCGCGCACTGA
- a CDS encoding FAD-dependent oxidoreductase has product MPDTNSTPGRSAIVVGGGMTGMLAASVLADHADVTIIERDLLPDGPRPRKGLPQARHAHVLWSGGVKALDELLPGIVDQLADRGARRTPVMADLVSKAPSGQWFRRFTHAGHVSLLCSRDLLDAVIRARVLTDPRITLRQETELLSLEGGARRVSGVRIRSADTESTLPADLVIDAGGRGSRAPDWLRDLGLPPVAERTVDAGFGYASRIYRAPGTTADGFPIVNVQADPRQNPGRGGIITPIEGGRWLVTLAGTRGGRPSADNAEFVPFALGLPHPVIGELLADAEPETDVVTTRSTANRRRYYEKAARWPDGFAVLGEAVAGYNPVYGHGLSAAAQSVVALRHILERQDLCAPGTARRIQRGAARPVENAWSLAVGQDVFYPGASDEPPTRLEKALAAFVDRAVDAGSRNPRALRILLDVMSMEKPPSRLLRPDMLALVCFGRKKPHLSGPPLTDRERAAVMA; this is encoded by the coding sequence ATGCCTGACACGAACTCCACCCCCGGGCGCAGCGCGATCGTCGTCGGAGGGGGTATGACGGGCATGCTCGCCGCATCCGTGCTCGCCGACCACGCGGACGTCACGATCATCGAGCGGGACCTGCTGCCTGACGGCCCACGGCCACGAAAGGGCCTGCCACAGGCCCGGCACGCGCACGTGCTGTGGTCCGGTGGGGTCAAGGCCCTCGACGAACTCCTGCCGGGCATCGTCGACCAACTCGCCGACCGTGGCGCCCGGAGAACACCCGTCATGGCCGACCTGGTGTCCAAGGCCCCCTCGGGGCAGTGGTTCCGGCGCTTCACCCACGCCGGCCACGTCAGCCTGCTGTGCAGCCGTGACCTGCTCGACGCGGTGATCCGCGCCAGAGTGCTGACGGACCCGCGCATCACCCTGCGCCAGGAGACCGAACTGCTGTCCCTGGAAGGCGGCGCCCGCCGGGTGTCCGGCGTACGAATACGGTCGGCGGACACCGAGAGCACCCTCCCGGCCGACCTGGTGATCGACGCCGGCGGACGGGGCAGCCGTGCCCCCGACTGGCTCCGGGACCTCGGGCTTCCGCCGGTCGCGGAGCGCACGGTCGACGCCGGCTTCGGTTATGCCAGCAGGATCTACCGCGCCCCCGGTACGACCGCCGACGGGTTCCCGATCGTCAACGTGCAGGCCGATCCCCGCCAGAACCCCGGCAGGGGCGGCATCATCACCCCCATCGAGGGCGGCCGTTGGCTGGTGACGCTCGCCGGGACCAGGGGAGGCCGACCGAGTGCCGACAACGCGGAGTTCGTGCCCTTCGCGCTCGGTCTGCCGCATCCCGTTATCGGTGAACTCCTCGCCGACGCCGAGCCCGAGACGGACGTCGTCACCACCCGCAGCACGGCCAACAGGCGCCGCTACTACGAGAAGGCGGCCCGCTGGCCCGACGGCTTCGCCGTCCTCGGCGAGGCGGTCGCCGGCTACAACCCCGTCTACGGACACGGGCTGAGCGCCGCCGCGCAGAGCGTCGTCGCACTGCGGCACATCCTGGAACGGCAGGACCTGTGCGCGCCCGGCACGGCCCGGCGCATCCAGAGAGGCGCGGCGCGTCCGGTCGAGAACGCCTGGAGCCTGGCCGTGGGGCAGGACGTGTTCTACCCGGGAGCCAGCGACGAGCCCCCCACCCGGCTGGAGAAGGCCCTGGCCGCTTTCGTGGACAGGGCCGTCGACGCGGGATCGCGGAACCCTCGCGCCCTGCGCATCCTGCTGGACGTGATGAGCATGGAGAAGCCGCCTTCCCGGCTCCTCAGGCCCGACATGCTCGCCCTGGTCTGCTTCGGCCGCAAGAAGCCGCATCTCTCGGGCCCGCCGCTGACGGACCGCGAGCGCGCGGCGGTCATGGCCTGA
- a CDS encoding DUF6545 domain-containing protein: protein MDVVFYIPGVILLATAVLNLPAMRGAWRDPLMAASISVLLIGALVCILSAPPTIGVVNDLMGIANFSAPLVYSGMSGLSACYLVLMIAWRGGEPERVARASRAVVCVYGLVIVGIVALFALADVPVERTRDLDTYYARTPYMREMILLYLVSHTAATAALAGMCLAWLRKVRDLTRKGLTLIVVGVLFDLSYQIAKYLAIGARWGGRDWDFLSTSLSPPLVAVAGVTVAAGFALPRVGPSTVDNFRAWRRYRLLRPLWLELRELRAPVADTHWWDLPVVRLVQQEITILDGVLVCSPYLDDEVRRAVALDHAEIVAEAAMLAAARVRVCAGPDAELPSDVGRLRSVAQPHLMVQLARALSSSPAVAEARRWAARQQAAQQKLRHDRDHDNDRDHDRA from the coding sequence GTGGACGTCGTCTTCTACATCCCTGGCGTGATCCTTCTCGCCACCGCCGTCCTCAACCTGCCCGCCATGCGGGGAGCCTGGCGCGACCCCCTGATGGCCGCGAGCATCTCGGTCCTGCTCATCGGCGCTCTCGTGTGCATCCTGTCCGCGCCTCCCACCATCGGAGTCGTCAACGACCTCATGGGCATCGCCAACTTCTCGGCGCCGCTGGTCTATTCGGGGATGTCCGGGCTCAGCGCCTGCTACCTCGTGCTGATGATCGCCTGGAGAGGCGGCGAGCCCGAGCGGGTGGCCCGCGCCTCCCGTGCCGTGGTGTGCGTCTACGGACTGGTGATCGTCGGGATCGTCGCCCTCTTCGCGCTGGCCGACGTGCCCGTGGAGCGGACCCGGGACCTGGACACGTACTACGCCAGGACGCCGTACATGCGCGAGATGATCCTGCTGTACCTGGTGTCCCACACCGCGGCCACCGCCGCCCTCGCGGGCATGTGTCTGGCCTGGCTGCGGAAGGTGCGCGACCTCACCCGCAAGGGTCTGACGCTGATCGTCGTCGGCGTGCTCTTCGACCTGTCGTACCAGATCGCCAAGTACCTTGCCATCGGCGCCCGTTGGGGCGGCCGGGACTGGGACTTCCTCTCCACGAGCCTCTCACCGCCGCTCGTGGCGGTCGCGGGAGTCACCGTCGCCGCCGGCTTCGCGCTGCCGCGCGTCGGCCCCTCCACCGTGGACAACTTCCGCGCCTGGCGGCGGTATCGCCTCCTCAGACCGCTCTGGCTGGAGCTGCGCGAACTGCGGGCACCGGTGGCCGACACCCACTGGTGGGATCTCCCCGTGGTGCGCCTGGTCCAGCAGGAGATCACGATCCTGGACGGCGTCCTGGTGTGCTCGCCCTACCTCGACGACGAGGTCCGCAGGGCGGTGGCGCTGGACCACGCGGAGATCGTCGCCGAGGCGGCCATGCTCGCGGCGGCCAGGGTGCGCGTCTGTGCGGGCCCCGACGCCGAACTCCCCTCCGACGTAGGCCGGTTGCGGTCCGTCGCACAGCCCCACCTGATGGTGCAGCTCGCACGGGCCCTGTCGTCCTCACCCGCCGTCGCGGAGGCCCGGCGGTGGGCGGCCCGTCAGCAGGCGGCCCAGCAGAAGCTACGGCACGACCGCGACCACGACAACGACCGCGATCACGACAGGGCTTAG
- a CDS encoding MAB_1171c family putative transporter, translated as MDSSDYYIPAVATLLGLAVKLPGLVKDWRDPLVRSVCLVIALGGAGFFFAAPPTITAVNEATGTANFSSPLVYGIISAFSAACLLLIVHWRGGPPAYVRSVSRRWQAGYALVVVALVVLFALGDAPVDRHTDFDTYYATTPFIREMIVLYLVAHMTAALVTTVLCWRWALQVSGWLRAGLWILVLGWLLNLAFSGLKLAAVAARWAGQDWGSLSTTLAPLLSAMSAPCATVGFLLPLVGPWVVWNWRAARTYRKLRPLWRELGGASPRTPLAGPVPWYSSPQVRLTQREAGIQDGLSLVAPWFDIGVRTRARAAAVAAGHADDEAARIGQAAMVAAAVRSADRGLPVGSGALPDHSEISAVRTAPVGVSAALRTSPIVAAARESRTASPVDDGEKSPT; from the coding sequence GTGGACTCCTCCGACTACTACATACCGGCCGTCGCCACGCTGCTGGGCCTGGCCGTCAAACTGCCGGGCCTGGTGAAGGACTGGCGCGACCCGCTCGTCCGGTCCGTCTGCCTCGTGATCGCTCTCGGCGGCGCGGGCTTCTTCTTCGCCGCTCCTCCCACGATCACCGCCGTCAACGAGGCCACCGGCACGGCCAACTTCTCCAGCCCGCTGGTGTACGGCATCATCAGCGCCTTCAGCGCCGCCTGCCTGCTGCTCATCGTCCACTGGCGCGGGGGCCCTCCGGCGTACGTGCGCAGTGTCTCGCGGCGCTGGCAGGCCGGGTACGCCCTGGTCGTCGTCGCGCTGGTCGTCCTCTTCGCGCTCGGTGACGCCCCGGTGGACCGCCACACCGACTTCGACACCTACTACGCGACGACCCCGTTCATCCGCGAGATGATCGTGCTGTACCTGGTCGCCCACATGACCGCCGCGCTCGTCACCACGGTGCTGTGCTGGCGCTGGGCGCTCCAGGTCAGCGGGTGGCTGCGGGCCGGACTGTGGATCCTCGTCCTCGGCTGGCTGCTGAACCTCGCCTTCAGCGGTCTCAAACTGGCCGCGGTGGCGGCACGTTGGGCGGGCCAGGACTGGGGATCCCTCAGTACGACCCTGGCGCCGCTCCTCTCCGCGATGTCCGCGCCCTGCGCCACCGTCGGATTCCTGCTGCCCCTCGTGGGCCCCTGGGTGGTCTGGAACTGGCGGGCGGCGAGGACCTACCGCAAGCTCCGCCCGCTGTGGCGCGAACTCGGGGGCGCCTCACCCCGGACGCCGCTCGCCGGGCCCGTCCCGTGGTACTCGTCGCCCCAGGTCCGCCTCACCCAGCGCGAGGCGGGCATCCAGGACGGACTGAGCCTCGTGGCACCGTGGTTCGACATCGGGGTCCGTACACGGGCGAGGGCCGCGGCGGTCGCCGCGGGTCACGCCGACGACGAGGCCGCCCGGATCGGACAGGCGGCGATGGTCGCCGCCGCGGTCCGGTCGGCCGACCGGGGCCTGCCCGTCGGCTCCGGTGCCCTGCCCGACCACTCCGAGATCAGCGCGGTGCGCACCGCTCCCGTGGGTGTATCGGCCGCGCTGCGTACGTCGCCGATCGTCGCGGCGGCCCGCGAGAGCCGTACCGCTTCCCCGGTCGACGACGGCGAGAAGTCCCCCACATGA
- a CDS encoding toxin-antitoxin system, toxin component, translating into MRNLIGQLVDGLTLPVPTDPDLLFAALITKVSELRGREVRLVKEEFPHRTASGLWLDLPAYDLIVVDKRATSLHQLAIFFHEVWHMLKGDCGNHVVGKAVAARLVSTGTELPELQEPVRKVAARTEFDRREEADAERFGLLAVTRLRVWLEGEPGSAAMDRGRIAGRIGASLGQRRPQV; encoded by the coding sequence ATGCGGAATCTGATCGGTCAGCTGGTCGACGGGCTGACGCTGCCCGTGCCCACGGATCCCGACCTGCTGTTCGCCGCGCTGATCACGAAGGTGAGCGAGCTGAGGGGCCGCGAGGTCCGGCTCGTGAAGGAGGAGTTCCCGCACCGGACCGCGAGCGGACTGTGGCTCGACCTCCCCGCCTACGATCTCATCGTGGTGGACAAGCGGGCGACGTCCCTGCACCAGTTGGCGATCTTCTTCCACGAGGTGTGGCACATGCTCAAGGGGGACTGCGGCAACCACGTCGTGGGCAAGGCGGTGGCGGCCCGCCTGGTCTCGACCGGCACCGAACTCCCCGAACTCCAGGAGCCCGTACGCAAGGTGGCCGCCCGCACCGAGTTCGACCGGCGCGAGGAGGCGGACGCCGAGAGATTCGGACTGCTGGCGGTCACCCGCCTCCGCGTCTGGCTGGAGGGCGAGCCCGGCAGCGCGGCCATGGACCGCGGCCGGATCGCCGGCCGTATCGGTGCGTCCCTGGGACAGCGCAGGCCACAGGTCTGA
- a CDS encoding DUF1996 domain-containing protein translates to MLGGGGLVAANVYATASESTSGQTDQVLASGAATIDCPDVGSELAAVPEGAKTEVDKELALLDKQIAEAYQRLQSSADAIKQDAAFANNSIMNPLKDKRAATIERIVAAVDAVGDRPEGLDAFAPCILRASGNQDEPENGQDGEQNGDGQGDNADDGAGQDQGAGQDQDQGAGQGQGEQPPGNGGQAGNGPVAADFVDISTVQPNVSKPAAQGNASKGSFTTKCGVNENGLFNSDNVIVAPGVSNGAHHFHDYVGNQSNDAFASDEDLANAETSCEDEGDKSSYFWPVLRLQNGADEKDAASPGGGIEGNAGKIIRPKAATMTFQGSPRGEVTAMPKLLRIITGDAKAFVNGPTNANASWSCTGFEDRQLKDKYPLCPQGSDVVRTFKFQSCWDGRNIDSANHRTHVAFAAADGSCANDFKAIPQLVQRIVYDVDAPSVADGGKAKPFFAVDSFPEQLHKPVTDHGDFINVFDEALMGDMVDCINEGRKCDGPDDGGNGGGGNGGGGNGGNNGGGGNGGGGEEPTDPPTASPDPTEGNEQPGDDEPGTEQPGTEQPGTEQPGDDEPGDNGQSETPADNGGENTAKPSAGNTEATEAAGGADKGKGGDKDEAAPKAATSPSATRSDDAGSTGGADAGSAVPGPEPSDAGGVAEPQTVTGGLAETGTSLWPAAAGGLLVIAGFVLLRRISSRSR, encoded by the coding sequence ATGCTGGGAGGAGGTGGGCTGGTAGCGGCGAACGTCTACGCCACGGCCTCCGAGAGCACCTCGGGCCAGACCGACCAGGTCCTTGCCTCGGGCGCCGCCACGATCGACTGCCCGGATGTCGGCAGTGAGCTGGCGGCGGTTCCGGAAGGGGCCAAGACGGAGGTCGACAAGGAACTCGCCCTCCTGGACAAGCAGATCGCCGAGGCCTATCAGCGGCTGCAGAGTTCCGCGGACGCGATCAAGCAGGACGCCGCCTTCGCCAACAACTCGATCATGAACCCGCTCAAGGACAAGCGAGCGGCGACGATCGAGCGGATCGTGGCGGCCGTCGACGCCGTGGGTGACCGCCCCGAGGGGCTGGACGCCTTCGCGCCCTGCATACTCCGCGCCTCCGGCAACCAGGACGAGCCGGAGAACGGGCAGGACGGCGAACAGAACGGCGACGGTCAGGGCGACAACGCCGATGACGGCGCCGGTCAGGACCAGGGTGCCGGTCAGGACCAGGACCAGGGCGCCGGGCAGGGGCAGGGCGAGCAGCCTCCCGGCAACGGCGGCCAGGCCGGGAACGGCCCCGTGGCAGCGGACTTCGTGGACATCTCCACCGTCCAGCCCAACGTGTCGAAGCCGGCCGCCCAGGGCAACGCCTCCAAGGGCTCCTTCACCACCAAGTGCGGTGTGAACGAGAACGGGCTGTTCAACTCCGACAACGTCATCGTGGCTCCCGGTGTCAGCAACGGCGCCCACCACTTCCACGACTACGTCGGCAACCAGTCCAACGACGCCTTCGCGAGCGACGAGGACCTGGCGAACGCCGAGACCTCCTGTGAGGACGAGGGCGACAAGTCCTCGTACTTCTGGCCCGTGCTGCGCCTGCAGAACGGCGCCGACGAGAAGGACGCCGCCTCTCCGGGCGGTGGCATCGAGGGCAACGCCGGCAAGATCATCAGGCCCAAGGCGGCCACGATGACCTTCCAGGGCAGCCCGCGCGGCGAGGTCACGGCCATGCCGAAGCTGCTGCGCATCATCACCGGTGACGCCAAGGCGTTCGTCAACGGCCCGACCAACGCCAACGCGTCGTGGAGCTGCACCGGCTTCGAGGACCGGCAGCTGAAGGACAAGTACCCGCTCTGCCCCCAGGGCAGTGACGTGGTCCGCACCTTCAAGTTCCAGAGCTGCTGGGACGGCCGGAACATCGACAGCGCCAACCACCGTACCCATGTGGCGTTCGCAGCCGCCGACGGCAGCTGCGCGAACGACTTCAAGGCCATCCCGCAGCTGGTGCAGCGCATCGTCTACGACGTCGACGCGCCCAGCGTGGCCGATGGCGGCAAGGCCAAGCCGTTCTTCGCGGTCGACTCCTTCCCCGAGCAGCTCCACAAGCCGGTCACCGACCACGGCGACTTCATCAACGTCTTCGACGAGGCGCTGATGGGCGACATGGTGGACTGCATCAACGAAGGCCGTAAGTGCGACGGCCCGGACGACGGCGGCAACGGCGGCGGCGGCAATGGCGGCGGCGGTAACGGCGGCAACAACGGCGGCGGCGGCAACGGCGGTGGCGGCGAGGAGCCGACCGACCCGCCGACGGCTTCTCCGGACCCGACCGAGGGCAACGAGCAGCCGGGCGACGACGAGCCGGGCACCGAGCAGCCCGGGACCGAGCAGCCGGGGACCGAGCAGCCGGGCGACGACGAGCCCGGGGACAACGGTCAGAGCGAGACCCCCGCGGACAACGGTGGCGAGAACACCGCGAAGCCCTCGGCCGGCAATACCGAGGCGACCGAAGCCGCGGGCGGCGCGGACAAGGGCAAGGGCGGCGACAAGGACGAAGCGGCGCCGAAGGCCGCCACGTCACCGTCGGCGACCCGGAGCGACGATGCCGGTTCGACGGGCGGCGCGGACGCCGGCAGTGCCGTGCCCGGCCCCGAACCCTCGGACGCGGGCGGAGTGGCCGAACCGCAGACGGTCACGGGCGGACTCGCGGAGACCGGCACGAGCCTGTGGCCGGCCGCGGCCGGCGGACTGCTGGTGATCGCGGGCTTCGTACTCCTGCGCCGTATCAGCAGCAGGTCGAGGTAA
- a CDS encoding DUF6296 family protein codes for MQTPDRYRLTFTHGPSGADAATDEVVVERTTSLGPGGSPVYCDPTGILRAEISQAGEVRMLASGGYQSPLPPSAEPLA; via the coding sequence ATGCAGACCCCGGACCGTTACCGGCTGACCTTCACCCATGGGCCATCGGGCGCCGACGCCGCCACGGACGAGGTGGTCGTGGAACGCACCACCTCGCTCGGGCCCGGCGGCAGTCCGGTCTACTGCGACCCCACCGGCATCCTGCGTGCCGAGATCAGCCAGGCGGGCGAGGTGCGGATGCTGGCCAGCGGCGGCTACCAGTCACCCCTGCCACCCTCCGCCGAGCCGCTGGCCTAG